One segment of Pandoraea pnomenusa DNA contains the following:
- a CDS encoding MFS transporter, producing MATATTATSHAPMTAEERKVIFASSLGTVFEWYDFYLAGSLAAFISKQFFSGINPTAAFIFTLLSFAAGFAVRPFGAIVFGRIGDLVGRKYTFLVTITLMGLSTLVVGLLPGYASWGIAAPVIFIAMRLLQGLALGGEYGGAATYVAEHAPHGRRGFYTSWIQTTATLGLFLSLLVILGTRMIMGEEAFADWGWRVPFVLSIVLLLISLWIRLQLSESPAFQRMKAEGKASKAPLKESFGEWKNLKIVILALVGLTAGQAVVWYTGQFYALFFMTQVLKVDGNTANIMVALGLLIGSPFFVFFGALSDKIGRKPIIMAGCLLAALLYFPIFKALTHYANPALEAATARSPITVIADPNECSFQFNPVGTSKFTSSCDIAKSFLSRAGLNYHNETAPAGTMATVKIGDKVIASVDGKAADAKDQVKAFEANMAATLKADGYPPKADPAQMNKPMIVVLLAILVIFVTMVYGPIAAMLVELFPTRIRYTSMSLPYHIGNGWFGGFLPATAFAIVAAKGDIYSGLWYPIVIALVTFVIGTLFIKETKDVDIYAND from the coding sequence ATGGCTACTGCAACGACAGCCACCTCCCACGCGCCGATGACCGCAGAAGAAAGAAAGGTCATCTTTGCGTCGTCGCTGGGCACGGTGTTCGAGTGGTACGACTTTTACCTGGCCGGTTCGTTGGCCGCCTTCATCAGCAAGCAATTCTTCTCCGGCATCAACCCCACGGCGGCGTTCATTTTCACGCTGCTGTCGTTTGCGGCAGGTTTCGCGGTGCGTCCGTTCGGCGCGATCGTGTTCGGCCGGATCGGCGATCTGGTGGGGCGTAAGTACACGTTCCTCGTGACCATCACGCTGATGGGTCTGTCGACGCTGGTGGTCGGTCTGCTGCCGGGCTATGCCTCGTGGGGCATCGCCGCTCCGGTGATCTTCATCGCCATGCGCCTGCTGCAGGGTCTTGCGCTCGGCGGCGAGTATGGTGGTGCTGCCACGTACGTTGCGGAGCACGCACCGCACGGCCGTCGCGGCTTCTACACGTCGTGGATTCAGACGACGGCCACGCTGGGTCTCTTCCTGTCGCTGCTCGTGATTCTGGGCACCCGCATGATCATGGGCGAGGAAGCGTTTGCCGACTGGGGCTGGCGCGTGCCGTTCGTGCTGTCGATCGTGCTCTTGTTGATCTCGCTGTGGATTCGTCTGCAATTGAGCGAGTCGCCGGCATTCCAGCGCATGAAGGCCGAGGGCAAGGCATCGAAGGCGCCGCTCAAGGAGTCGTTCGGCGAGTGGAAGAACCTGAAGATCGTGATTCTGGCGCTGGTGGGTCTGACCGCCGGTCAGGCCGTGGTCTGGTACACGGGCCAGTTCTACGCGCTGTTCTTCATGACGCAGGTGCTCAAGGTCGACGGCAACACCGCGAACATCATGGTGGCGCTGGGCCTGTTGATCGGCAGCCCGTTCTTCGTGTTCTTCGGGGCGCTGTCGGACAAGATCGGTCGCAAGCCGATCATCATGGCCGGCTGCCTGCTCGCGGCACTGCTGTACTTCCCGATCTTCAAGGCACTGACGCACTATGCGAACCCGGCCCTCGAAGCGGCGACGGCGCGCTCGCCGATCACGGTGATCGCGGATCCGAACGAGTGCTCGTTCCAGTTCAACCCGGTGGGTACGTCGAAGTTCACCAGTTCGTGCGACATTGCGAAGAGCTTCCTTTCGCGCGCGGGCCTGAACTATCACAACGAGACCGCCCCGGCGGGCACCATGGCGACGGTGAAGATCGGCGACAAGGTCATCGCGTCGGTGGATGGCAAGGCTGCGGACGCCAAGGATCAGGTCAAGGCTTTCGAGGCGAACATGGCGGCCACGCTCAAGGCCGACGGTTATCCGCCGAAGGCTGACCCGGCCCAGATGAACAAGCCGATGATCGTGGTCCTGCTGGCGATTCTGGTGATCTTCGTGACGATGGTGTACGGTCCGATTGCGGCAATGCTGGTGGAGCTGTTCCCGACGCGCATTCGCTACACGTCGATGTCGCTGCCGTATCACATCGGCAATGGCTGGTTCGGCGGCTTCCTGCCGGCAACCGCCTTCGCCATCGTGGCCGCCAAGGGGGACATCTACTCCGGCCTCTGGTACCCGATCGTGATCGCGCTCGTGACCTTCGTGATCGGCACGCTGTTCATCAAGGAAACCAAGGACGTCGATATCTACGCCAACGACTGA
- a CDS encoding sensor histidine kinase: MRLSFRHSNRTAQATPDATSHGAPRASARRDKATPDHDVSAPEAADPFDPYADPFVRPGFGAPLEREAEPPPRSLFGEILDWMLAPLLLLWPMSIAVTYLVAKSIANGPFDRALETNTYVLAQQVHTDRGQVTLTLPMPARDLLRADTTDNVYFQVLGAKGELVAGTAELPLPHEDDRPQPGVVQFRDETVGGNDIRVAFTYVDLPRMAPPGSMALVQVAETLDKRSQLANEIIKGVILPQFVILPLAIVLVWFGLSRGLAPLHALQEHIRARRPDDLSPLEARQAPPEIAPLVNSLNDLLERLEQNMKLQQRFIADAAHQLKTPLAGLRMQAELALRQTSPDELRRSLSQIAVSSEQAARLVNQLLALARAENSANDAAAFTPVNLSLLARSAMQDWFQAAFAKRIDLGFEEPPFPVHLSGQPVMLREMLNNLIDNAIRYTPVGGKVTVRLRHEASDGFVHLEVEDTGPGIPSTERPRVFERFYRILGSDSDGSGLGLAIVREIVQIHRGDVSVLDHVDAQHPEATGTLIRVTLPLADGPIENPHA, encoded by the coding sequence ATGCGCCTGAGCTTCCGCCATTCCAATCGCACCGCGCAAGCGACCCCGGACGCGACGTCCCACGGCGCGCCGCGCGCATCCGCCCGCCGCGACAAGGCAACGCCCGACCACGACGTGTCTGCGCCCGAGGCCGCCGATCCCTTCGACCCCTACGCCGATCCCTTCGTGCGCCCGGGATTCGGCGCACCGCTCGAGCGCGAAGCCGAGCCGCCGCCGCGCTCGCTGTTCGGCGAAATTCTCGACTGGATGCTCGCGCCGCTGCTGCTGCTCTGGCCGATGAGCATCGCCGTGACGTATCTCGTTGCGAAATCGATTGCCAACGGCCCGTTCGATCGGGCGCTCGAGACCAACACCTACGTCCTCGCCCAGCAGGTGCACACCGATCGCGGCCAGGTCACGCTGACGCTACCCATGCCCGCGCGCGATCTGCTGCGCGCCGACACCACGGACAACGTCTACTTCCAGGTGCTCGGTGCCAAGGGAGAACTCGTCGCCGGAACCGCCGAGCTGCCGCTGCCGCACGAAGACGACCGTCCGCAACCCGGCGTGGTCCAGTTCCGCGACGAAACCGTGGGAGGCAACGACATTCGCGTGGCCTTTACCTATGTCGACCTGCCGCGCATGGCGCCGCCCGGCAGCATGGCGCTCGTACAGGTGGCGGAGACGCTCGACAAGCGGAGTCAGTTGGCCAACGAAATCATCAAGGGCGTGATCCTGCCGCAGTTCGTGATCCTGCCGCTGGCGATCGTGCTCGTCTGGTTCGGCCTGTCGCGCGGCCTCGCGCCGTTGCATGCGTTGCAGGAACACATTCGCGCCCGGCGCCCCGACGACCTGTCGCCGCTCGAGGCACGCCAGGCGCCCCCGGAGATCGCGCCCCTCGTCAATTCGCTCAACGATCTGCTCGAACGTCTCGAACAGAACATGAAGCTGCAGCAACGTTTCATTGCCGACGCCGCGCATCAACTCAAGACACCGCTCGCCGGGCTGCGCATGCAGGCCGAACTGGCATTGCGCCAGACCTCGCCGGATGAGCTGCGTCGCTCTCTCTCGCAAATCGCGGTGAGCTCCGAGCAGGCCGCGCGGCTCGTCAACCAGTTGCTCGCGCTCGCGCGGGCGGAGAACAGCGCGAACGACGCCGCCGCGTTCACGCCGGTCAACCTCAGCCTGCTGGCCCGCAGCGCGATGCAGGACTGGTTTCAGGCCGCCTTTGCCAAGCGCATCGATCTGGGTTTCGAGGAGCCGCCGTTCCCGGTGCATCTGTCGGGCCAGCCCGTGATGCTGCGCGAGATGCTCAACAACCTGATCGACAACGCGATCCGCTATACGCCCGTTGGCGGCAAGGTGACGGTGCGTCTGCGGCATGAAGCGTCCGACGGCTTCGTTCATCTCGAGGTCGAAGATACGGGGCCCGGCATTCCTTCGACGGAACGCCCGCGCGTGTTCGAACGCTTCTATCGAATTCTTGGCAGCGACAGTGACGGCAGCGGTCTGGGGTTGGCGATCGTGCGCGAGATCGTGCAGATCCATCGCGGCGACGTGAGCGTACTCGACCATGTCGATGCGCAGCATCCCGAAGCGACCGGCACGCTCATCCGGGTCACGTTACCGCTCGCCGATGGGCCTATCGAAAACCCTCATGCGTGA
- a CDS encoding response regulator transcription factor produces MRILIAEDDSILADALTRSLRQGGYAVDHVKTGLEADSALSAQTFDLLILDLGLPRLPGHEVLRRLRARNSHLPVLILTASDSVDARVKGLDLGADDYMAKPFALAELEARVRALTRRGAGGGSTVIRHGPLSFDQVGRTAYINEQMLDLSARELELLEVLLLRTGRLVSKEQLVDHLCGWGEEVSNNAIEVYMHRLRKKIEPSGVRIATIRGLGYCLEKPATAPATAA; encoded by the coding sequence ATGCGAATTCTCATCGCAGAGGATGACAGCATTCTGGCCGACGCCCTGACCCGCTCACTGCGCCAGGGGGGCTACGCCGTCGATCACGTCAAGACCGGGCTCGAGGCCGACTCCGCACTCTCCGCCCAGACGTTCGATCTGCTGATTCTCGATCTCGGCCTGCCCCGCCTGCCCGGTCACGAAGTGCTGCGTCGCTTGCGTGCCCGCAATTCCCATTTGCCCGTGCTGATCCTGACGGCATCCGACAGTGTCGATGCGCGCGTCAAAGGTCTCGATCTCGGCGCCGACGACTACATGGCGAAGCCGTTCGCGCTGGCCGAGCTCGAAGCTCGCGTGCGCGCGCTCACGCGACGCGGTGCCGGCGGCGGCTCGACCGTCATCCGTCACGGGCCGCTCAGTTTCGATCAGGTCGGGCGCACCGCCTATATCAATGAGCAGATGCTCGACCTGTCCGCGCGCGAGCTCGAATTGCTCGAGGTATTGCTGCTGCGTACAGGCCGACTCGTCTCCAAGGAGCAACTCGTCGATCACCTTTGCGGCTGGGGTGAGGAGGTGAGCAACAACGCCATCGAGGTGTACATGCACCGGCTGCGCAAGAAAATCGAGCCGAGCGGCGTGCGTATCGCCACGATCCGCGGGCTGGGGTATTGTCTGGAGAAGCCGGCCACCGCGCCCGCCACCGCCGCCTGA
- the recA gene encoding recombinase RecA: MEESKKGSANLSAEKGKALAAALAQIEKQFGKGSIMRLGDGEVEADIQVVSTGSLGLDIALGVGGLPRGRVIEIYGPESSGKTTLTLQVVAEMQKIGGTCAFIDAEHALDVGYASKLGVSVPDLLISQPDTGEQALEIADALVRSGSIDLIIIDSVAALVPKAEIEGEMGDSLPGLQARLMSQALRKLTGTIKRTNCTVIFINQIRMKIGVMFGNPETTTGGNALKFYSSVRLDIRRIGSIKKGDEVVGNETRVKVVKNKVSPPFREAIFDILYGQGISREGEIIDLGVNAKIVEKAGAWYSYNGEKIGQGKDNAREFLRENPDIAHEIENKVRASLGVTAINETGEIEADEA, translated from the coding sequence ATGGAAGAAAGCAAGAAAGGGTCTGCCAATCTGTCGGCCGAGAAAGGCAAGGCGCTTGCCGCCGCCCTCGCGCAGATCGAGAAGCAATTCGGCAAGGGCTCGATCATGCGTCTGGGCGACGGCGAGGTCGAAGCGGACATCCAGGTCGTCTCGACCGGCTCGCTGGGGCTGGACATCGCGCTCGGCGTCGGCGGCCTGCCGCGCGGCCGCGTGATCGAAATCTACGGCCCGGAATCGTCGGGGAAAACCACGCTCACGCTGCAGGTCGTTGCCGAAATGCAGAAGATCGGCGGCACGTGCGCGTTCATCGACGCGGAGCACGCGCTCGACGTCGGCTACGCCAGCAAGCTGGGCGTCTCGGTGCCGGATCTGCTGATCTCGCAGCCGGACACGGGCGAGCAGGCACTGGAGATCGCCGACGCCCTGGTGCGTTCGGGCTCCATCGACCTCATCATCATCGACTCGGTGGCGGCACTGGTGCCCAAGGCCGAAATCGAAGGTGAAATGGGCGATTCGTTGCCGGGTCTGCAGGCGCGTCTGATGTCGCAGGCGCTGCGCAAGCTGACCGGCACGATCAAGCGCACGAACTGCACGGTGATCTTCATCAACCAGATTCGCATGAAGATCGGTGTGATGTTCGGCAACCCGGAAACGACCACGGGCGGTAACGCGCTGAAGTTCTACTCGTCGGTGCGTCTGGATATCCGCCGTATCGGTTCGATCAAGAAGGGTGACGAGGTGGTCGGCAACGAAACCCGCGTCAAGGTCGTGAAGAACAAGGTCTCGCCGCCGTTCCGCGAGGCAATTTTCGACATCCTCTACGGCCAGGGCATTTCGCGCGAAGGCGAGATCATCGATCTGGGCGTGAATGCAAAGATCGTCGAAAAGGCCGGTGCCTGGTACAGCTACAACGGCGAGAAGATCGGTCAGGGCAAGGACAACGCGCGCGAGTTCCTGCGCGAGAATCCGGATATCGCCCATGAGATCGAGAACAAGGTCCGCGCATCGCTTGGCGTGACCGCGATCAACGAGACCGGCGAGATCGAAGCAGACGAGGCCTAA
- the recX gene encoding recombination regulator RecX: protein MIQRRPPRDPNAAPPPPGDEAVAAKPSRKPVLSLKGRALSYLARREYSRAELRRKLAPYADAEDPEALDRLLDSLEHERWLSNERFAESVVNRRASRLGTTRIVGELKQHQVDPETVATLTEQLRATELARARAVWQKKFGEVATTPEARAKQMRFLAARGFSSTVISKIVRGADEFSDDA from the coding sequence ATGATTCAGCGACGTCCTCCCCGAGATCCGAACGCTGCGCCGCCGCCGCCCGGCGACGAAGCCGTTGCGGCAAAGCCGTCGCGCAAACCCGTGCTGAGCCTCAAGGGGCGCGCGCTGTCTTACCTCGCGCGTCGCGAATACAGCCGTGCGGAGTTGCGTCGCAAGCTGGCGCCTTATGCCGATGCGGAAGATCCCGAAGCACTCGATCGCCTGCTCGACAGCCTCGAGCACGAGCGCTGGCTATCCAATGAGCGGTTCGCGGAAAGCGTGGTGAACCGACGCGCGTCGCGCCTGGGGACGACGCGTATCGTGGGCGAGCTCAAGCAACATCAGGTCGATCCCGAGACGGTCGCCACGCTCACCGAGCAGCTCCGCGCCACGGAACTCGCCCGCGCCCGCGCCGTATGGCAAAAAAAGTTCGGTGAAGTCGCCACCACCCCGGAAGCGCGGGCCAAGCAGATGCGGTTTCTGGCTGCACGGGGCTTTTCAAGTACCGTTATCAGCAAAATCGTGCGTGGCGCCGACGAGTTTTCGGACGACGCCTGA
- a CDS encoding DUF2889 domain-containing protein: MPLSEPAPRTLRHRRTIAVEAYSRDDGLWDIEACLTDHKDRDFALATGLRKEGTPIHELWLRVTIDENFEVRDAEAVSDWVPYPGICDRIGPDYRQLIGLNLRRGFRHAVRERLGGAAGCTHLTELCSVLPTAAIQAFAGVVIHTPDTALKAANDAQASAPPFQLGHCHALRFDGEAVRRFYPRWFNGRANDRANEPTTPVTTEAVRDGASTRKLEPKLPTQQEGNHA; the protein is encoded by the coding sequence ATGCCGCTCTCTGAGCCCGCCCCTCGTACCCTGCGTCACCGCCGCACGATCGCTGTCGAAGCGTATTCGCGCGACGACGGCCTATGGGACATTGAAGCCTGCCTGACCGACCACAAGGATCGGGACTTTGCATTGGCGACGGGGCTTCGCAAGGAGGGCACGCCGATTCACGAGCTCTGGCTGCGTGTCACGATCGACGAGAATTTCGAGGTGCGTGACGCCGAAGCCGTCTCCGATTGGGTGCCATATCCCGGCATTTGCGACCGGATCGGCCCGGATTACCGTCAGTTGATTGGCCTGAACCTGCGACGCGGCTTTCGCCATGCGGTTCGCGAGCGCCTTGGCGGCGCGGCGGGTTGTACGCATCTGACCGAACTTTGCAGTGTCCTGCCCACGGCAGCGATTCAGGCCTTTGCCGGCGTGGTGATTCACACGCCCGACACGGCGCTCAAGGCCGCCAATGACGCGCAGGCGTCGGCCCCTCCTTTCCAACTCGGACATTGTCACGCCCTTCGGTTTGATGGCGAGGCAGTGCGCCGGTTTTACCCGCGCTGGTTCAACGGCCGCGCAAACGATCGAGCGAACGAGCCCACGACGCCCGTCACAACAGAAGCGGTGCGCGATGGTGCCTCGACTCGCAAGCTCGAACCCAAACTTCCAACTCAGCAAGAAGGGAATCACGCATGA
- the sucC gene encoding ADP-forming succinate--CoA ligase subunit beta: MKIHEYQGKEILRKFGVAVPRGIPAFSVDEAVKAAEELGGPVWVVKAQIHAGGRGKGGGVKVAKSIEQVREYAGQILGMQLVTHQTGPEGQKVNRLLIEEGADIKNELYVSLVVDRVTQKIVLMGSSEGGMDIEEVAEKHPELIHKVIVEPSVGLTDAQADDLAKKIGIPDASIPQARTILQGLYKAFWETDASLAEINPLNVSSNGTVTALDAKFNFDSNALYRHPEIVAYRDLDEEDPAEVEASKFDLAYISLDGNIGCLVNGAGLAMATMDTIKLFGGEPANFLDVGGGATTEKVTEAFKIMLKNPNLTAILVNIFGGIMRCDVIAEGVIAASKAVSLKVPLVVRMKGTNEDLGKKMLAESGLPIISADSMEEAAQKVVAAAAGK, from the coding sequence ATGAAGATTCATGAGTATCAAGGCAAGGAAATCCTCCGGAAATTCGGAGTCGCGGTGCCCCGCGGCATTCCGGCGTTTTCCGTGGACGAGGCCGTTAAGGCAGCCGAAGAACTCGGCGGTCCGGTTTGGGTGGTCAAGGCCCAGATTCACGCAGGCGGTCGCGGCAAGGGCGGCGGCGTGAAGGTTGCCAAGTCGATCGAGCAAGTGCGCGAATACGCCGGCCAGATCCTCGGCATGCAACTGGTCACGCATCAGACCGGTCCGGAAGGCCAGAAGGTCAATCGCCTGCTGATCGAAGAAGGCGCCGATATCAAGAACGAACTGTACGTCAGTCTGGTGGTCGACCGCGTCACGCAGAAGATCGTGCTGATGGGTTCGAGCGAAGGCGGCATGGACATCGAAGAAGTCGCCGAAAAGCACCCGGAACTGATCCACAAGGTCATCGTCGAGCCGTCGGTCGGCCTGACCGATGCCCAGGCCGACGACCTGGCCAAGAAGATCGGCATCCCCGACGCTTCGATCCCGCAAGCCCGCACGATCCTGCAGGGTCTGTACAAGGCCTTCTGGGAAACGGACGCCTCGCTGGCCGAAATCAACCCGCTGAACGTGAGCAGCAACGGCACGGTCACCGCGCTGGACGCCAAGTTCAACTTCGACTCGAACGCCCTGTACCGTCACCCGGAAATCGTGGCCTACCGCGATCTGGATGAAGAAGATCCGGCCGAAGTCGAAGCCTCGAAGTTCGACCTGGCCTACATCTCGCTCGACGGCAACATCGGCTGCCTGGTGAACGGCGCCGGCCTGGCCATGGCCACGATGGACACCATCAAGCTGTTCGGCGGCGAGCCGGCGAACTTCCTGGACGTGGGCGGTGGCGCCACGACGGAGAAGGTCACCGAAGCGTTCAAGATCATGCTGAAGAACCCGAACCTGACCGCCATTCTGGTCAACATCTTCGGCGGCATCATGCGTTGCGATGTGATCGCGGAAGGCGTGATCGCAGCCTCGAAGGCCGTCTCCCTGAAGGTGCCGCTGGTCGTGCGCATGAAGGGCACGAACGAGGACCTGGGCAAGAAGATGCTCGCCGAATCCGGCCTGCCGATCATTTCTGCGGACAGCATGGAAGAAGCTGCCCAGAAGGTTGTCGCGGCCGCCGCAGGCAAGTAA
- the sucD gene encoding succinate--CoA ligase subunit alpha, with translation MSILINKDTKVITQGITGKTGQFHTRMCREYANGKNAFVAGVNPKKAGEDFEGIPIFGSVKDAKAQTGATVSVIYVPPAGAAAAIWEAVEADLDLAICITEGIPVRDMIEVKDRMRREGRKTLLLGPNCPGVITPDELKIGIMPGHIHKKGRIGVVSRSGTLTYEAVGQLTALGLGQSSAVGIGGDPINGLKHIDVMKMFNDDPETDAVIMIGEIGGPDEANAAEWIKDNMKKPVVGFIAGVTAPPGKRMGHAGALISGGADTAEAKLEIMDACGIKVTRNPSEMGRLLKSIL, from the coding sequence ATGTCGATTCTGATCAACAAAGACACTAAGGTCATCACCCAGGGTATCACTGGCAAAACCGGCCAGTTCCATACCCGCATGTGCCGCGAATACGCGAACGGCAAGAACGCGTTCGTCGCCGGCGTGAACCCGAAGAAGGCCGGCGAAGACTTCGAAGGCATTCCCATTTTCGGTTCGGTCAAGGACGCCAAGGCGCAAACCGGCGCCACCGTGTCGGTGATTTACGTGCCGCCCGCGGGTGCCGCCGCCGCCATCTGGGAAGCCGTCGAGGCCGATCTGGACCTGGCGATCTGCATCACGGAAGGGATTCCCGTTCGCGACATGATCGAAGTGAAGGACCGCATGCGTCGCGAAGGTCGCAAGACCCTGCTCCTCGGCCCGAACTGCCCGGGCGTGATCACGCCGGACGAGCTGAAGATCGGCATCATGCCGGGTCACATCCACAAGAAGGGTCGCATCGGCGTGGTCTCGCGCTCGGGCACGCTGACGTACGAAGCCGTCGGTCAGTTGACCGCGCTGGGTCTGGGTCAGTCGAGCGCCGTCGGTATCGGTGGCGATCCGATCAACGGTCTGAAGCACATCGACGTCATGAAGATGTTCAACGACGATCCGGAAACGGACGCCGTGATCATGATCGGTGAAATCGGCGGTCCGGACGAAGCCAATGCCGCCGAGTGGATCAAGGACAACATGAAGAAGCCGGTCGTCGGCTTCATCGCAGGCGTGACGGCGCCTCCGGGCAAGCGCATGGGCCACGCTGGTGCGCTGATCTCGGGCGGCGCCGATACGGCCGAAGCCAAGCTGGAAATCATGGATGCCTGCGGTATCAAGGTGACCCGCAACCCGTCGGAAATGGGCCGTCTGCTCAAGTCGATCCTGTAA
- a CDS encoding TerC family protein, producing MLEFFAELNWAAVLQIIMIDILLGGDNAVVIALACRNLPAKQRLQGIVWGTAGAIVLRVVLIAFAVTLLAVPYLKALGGLLLLWIGIKLLVPDPDAHDSVKPADKLWTAVKTIIVADLVMSIDNVIAIAGAAEGAAGHHQLPLVIFGLLVSIPLIVWGSQLVLKALDRFPFIVLVGAALLGWIAGGLIVSDPGIGHLLRLPGDAGEYTHYVGATVGAALVVIVGLALKRRSEARQARATSSE from the coding sequence ATGCTTGAGTTTTTTGCCGAGCTGAACTGGGCCGCGGTCCTGCAGATCATCATGATCGACATCCTGCTGGGTGGCGATAACGCCGTGGTGATCGCGCTCGCCTGCCGCAACCTGCCGGCCAAACAACGACTGCAAGGCATTGTCTGGGGCACCGCCGGCGCGATCGTGCTGCGCGTGGTGCTGATCGCGTTCGCCGTGACACTGCTCGCCGTGCCGTATCTCAAGGCATTGGGCGGCCTGCTGCTGCTCTGGATCGGTATCAAGCTGCTCGTGCCCGACCCCGATGCCCATGACAGCGTGAAGCCCGCCGACAAGCTGTGGACGGCGGTGAAGACCATCATCGTCGCCGATCTCGTCATGAGCATCGACAACGTAATCGCCATTGCCGGTGCCGCCGAAGGCGCGGCGGGGCATCACCAGTTGCCGCTGGTCATCTTCGGGCTGCTCGTGAGCATTCCGCTCATCGTCTGGGGCTCGCAACTGGTGCTCAAGGCGCTCGACCGCTTTCCGTTCATCGTCCTCGTCGGCGCCGCGCTGCTCGGCTGGATCGCCGGCGGGTTGATCGTCTCCGACCCCGGCATCGGTCATCTGCTCCGCCTGCCGGGCGACGCCGGCGAATACACCCACTACGTGGGGGCCACCGTCGGCGCCGCGCTGGTGGTGATCGTGGGCCTCGCACTCAAACGTCGCAGCGAGGCTCGCCAGGCGCGTGCAACCTCTTCGGAATAA
- a CDS encoding pilin, which yields MRRFGHRTTGLAKSRGFTLIELMIVLAIIGVLVTAGVPYLQNYLVRARVVEGLGAAASAKALVSENAMHGAPFNSGWQAPSATDNVNAVTIDSVSGNVTVAYTQRAGDGALVLVPTSAGPDGKPMALTVGKAPEGQIVWTCYAQGREGAPGGATLPAKLAPPECRGAATQRGA from the coding sequence ATGCGTCGTTTCGGCCACCGGACCACCGGTCTCGCCAAATCCCGGGGATTCACCCTGATCGAGCTGATGATCGTGCTGGCGATCATCGGCGTGTTGGTCACGGCAGGGGTTCCATATCTGCAAAACTATCTGGTGCGTGCGCGTGTCGTCGAGGGACTGGGCGCGGCCGCGTCGGCCAAGGCGCTCGTGAGCGAGAACGCCATGCACGGCGCCCCGTTCAATAGCGGTTGGCAAGCGCCGAGTGCGACCGACAACGTGAACGCCGTGACCATCGACTCGGTGAGCGGCAACGTCACGGTCGCCTACACCCAGCGCGCTGGCGACGGTGCTCTGGTGCTGGTGCCCACGAGCGCCGGTCCCGACGGCAAGCCCATGGCGCTGACGGTCGGCAAGGCGCCTGAAGGCCAGATCGTATGGACGTGTTACGCACAAGGTCGCGAGGGCGCACCCGGCGGTGCCACGCTGCCCGCGAAGCTCGCGCCTCCCGAGTGCCGTGGCGCGGCGACCCAGCGGGGCGCCTGA